DNA sequence from the Leuconostoc lactis genome:
TGCCGGTAAATCAACAACGATGCGTGCGATTACTGGTTTGATGCGCTATGATTCAGGCAGTGTTATGTTTGATGGGCAACCTATTACGTTTAGTCATCATCAAGCCTTGGATAAAATGGGGAACTTAATTGAATATCCCGCTATTTATCCTAATTTGACGGCCTTAGAGCACTTAAAGCTCTATGCTATGGATACCAAAACACCGGCAGATTTCCAGACATTGATGCGGAAAACACAAATTGACGGGCCTAATTTTGGTAAAAGAAAAGCTAAGCAATTTTCTTTGGGGATGAAGCAACGCTTGGGTATCGCAATTGCGCTCATTCGTAACCCAAAGTTGGTCATTTTAGATGAACCCATGAATGGTTTGGATCCCCAATCAGTCCATGATTTACGGATTCTGATTCGCACATTGGCAGACGAGGGTGTCGCCTTCTTGATTTCCAGTCACTTGTTAGATGAACTCCAAAAGCTAGTGGATGATGTGGTCATTATTAACAACGGTAAAATCATTGAAACAGCCACAATCACGGCATTTTTCAACCAAGACCAAACACGCTGGTTATTTGATACCTCAGATAACCGTGCTACGGCTGATTTGGCTGTGTCACATGGCTGGACTGCGACAACTGCTGAGGGGCAAGTTGAAATTGCGGGGGCTGAGACATTACAGCAAATCATTACAGCAGTCAATCAAGCTGGTATTAGTATTACAGCGATTAAAACCGTAACGGGCAATTTGGAACGCACCTTACTGGATAAATTGGCGCATGACGAGCAGGGGGAATAAGCTATGTTGACATTAATGAAACAAGAGTATTATAAGGCGTTTAAACAGAATCGTCTGTATATTTGGTTAGCTTTAAGTTTTCTTTTCCCGTTGGCAGTCATGGCCATTTTTAAAACACAACGTTCCGGTGAAG
Encoded proteins:
- a CDS encoding ABC transporter ATP-binding protein; protein product: MALLEVKNINKRYGKKMAMTDVSFQVEAGRIVGLIGPNGAGKSTTMRAITGLMRYDSGSVMFDGQPITFSHHQALDKMGNLIEYPAIYPNLTALEHLKLYAMDTKTPADFQTLMRKTQIDGPNFGKRKAKQFSLGMKQRLGIAIALIRNPKLVILDEPMNGLDPQSVHDLRILIRTLADEGVAFLISSHLLDELQKLVDDVVIINNGKIIETATITAFFNQDQTRWLFDTSDNRATADLAVSHGWTATTAEGQVEIAGAETLQQIITAVNQAGISITAIKTVTGNLERTLLDKLAHDEQGE